The genomic stretch GCAGAGAGGAATATTCTAGATAGGGTTCTTCCCTTTGGGAAACTGCCAACTCAGAATGGagatttctaaacatttttttgtCCTCTGCAAAAAGGATTAGGAGTCTCGGAAGAGTTGCAGCTGTTATGAAGAGGAGAGTGATGGGGCAGGGGATGTGGATCCCATCTTCCTCGAAGCCCCTGATCTTTTGGGAACTGGGTTACTTAGCTGCTTTTACTCCCTATCAGTCTCTTCTACTCCTTCtacaacaacaactaaaaaatgtaaacaaattccAACTCCCTCACTTTCAAAGTTCCCTAAGAAAAATAGAGAGAAGTTTTATGACCTTGGGGAGTGGCGGGGGAGTTAGAAAACAGAGAGCAAGAGGCGGCAGGAGCAACCATGGTGCAGAGATGCGTGTTTTAAACGGGAAGTAACATCATTTGGAGTGAAATGTACATTAATTAGAAGATCTTAGTGCCAGGTACAACCCAGCAAGACAGGGTGAAATATGTAGCTGGTGGGTCTGGGATGtgtttgtatgtctgtgtgtgtgcacatataatAATACCAATAATAAGCTCTAAGGTTTATCTGTACCCATCCCTGTGCTGAATTCCGTTCACATATTATCTCTTTTCATTCTTACAACAGCTCTATGAAGTGGGGACATTatcccccatttttcagatgagaaaactgagctacAGAAAGATAAAGTAACTTGCCTGATGACACAGTAAGTTGCAAAGCAGGGATCTAAGTTCTGGAGAGGGTCTGACTTGGAGTGACCCATTCGGGTGGAACCCCGGAGTTCAGGAAAGGGAGTTTGCACAAAAGGTGGTGAAGGCAAGAACAGGGATTTAAGACTCAATGGGAAGACAGGGCAAACAGGGAGCGGGGCATGGTGATTCTCCCCATGATCCCGGGAGTGTTGTTGTTTAGACGCtaagtcctctctgactctttgcaaccccatagactgtagcccctgggcgcctctgtccaggggatttcccaagcaagaatactagagtgggttgccatttccttctccaggggatcttccagacccaaggatcaaacctgcaatttcctgcattgcaggcagattctttaccactaagccacctgggaagccccatgattcTGGGGGCAGGGACCTAAAAAGAGCATGAGGGGGGCACCCTCAGATGAAGGGAACACGGGAGGGGGGCTGGGGATAGGGGCAGAGGCGTGTCTGCGGGTGGATGAGCCCACAGGCCTGGCACCCACGGCAGATGTCCCTTCCGAGCCAGGCTCGGGGGCTCACGCTTGGCAGGTACGAGTGCCTCTTCCTGCCAGAGCCTAACTTTGTCACGTGGACTCCGACCATCACTAACCATCAGTAAGAGGTATGTTTCCGGTGGGAGCCAAAACCCTTTgcagcctctccccagcccccacacaccacaccaaaaaaaaaaaaaagtcagatcaGCAGCTTCTATTCTCAGAGCTCTGCCTGGAAAGAGCTGGTAGCACCTTGTCCGTTGCAACCCAGGAAGCACAAGGAAGGCTCAGGCAAGCTACAAAAAGCTGGCCACAACCCAGAAAGCATCCACTTGGTGCCAAAGAGCCAATTGCTTGGAGCATCACCCTCCAGGGCGGGGGTGAGAGGGCCCCTAGCTCTTGTGGACAGGCTCAGCTGTGTGCATCTGGGCCAGGCCCCGGCAGGGAGCTGGCCAGTCTAGACACGGGCCTGGATACAGGGGATCCCTCCTCTCTGTTCTCCAGCATCCACAGAGGTGTGCCCCAGCCTTCTGTATGCCTTGGGAAACCTCCTCATAGGCATGCCTTCCAGCTACGAGGCTGCCCTGGAACCTTTGAGCCCTGACAAAGACATGAAAGAAGCAACAAGACAGCTGAAGGCGCTGATAGACACCCTCTCCCCGAAGACCAAGGACAGCGTGTTACAGCGCATGGTACACGGCTCCCTCCACACCCGCTGCCCGTGTCCCTGGGCTGCAGCATCACCCACTTCggggcatgcgtgcatgctcagtccatCAGTCGCGTCCAGTcctgcaactccgtggactgtagcccgccaggctcctctgcccacgcatcttccaagcaagcatactggtgctgtgctgtgcctagtcgctcagtcacgtccacctctttgtgaccccatgggctgtaacccaccagcctcctctgtccgtggggattctccaggcaaga from Budorcas taxicolor isolate Tak-1 chromosome 25, Takin1.1, whole genome shotgun sequence encodes the following:
- the SCGB1A1 gene encoding uteroglobin → MKLTIAFALVTLTLFCRPASTEVCPSLLYALGNLLIGMPSSYEAALEPLSPDKDMKEATRQLKALIDTLSPKTKDSVLQRMGKIVQSPECA